The DNA sequence TATCTTTGAACGACCGCCCACTGTTGAAGTAGCGCGGATTACAGAATGCAAAAACTTTTCCCAAGCGCGGCAAGTGGATGAGCACCATATCGAAGCCTTGGACTGGGGCTGCCGCCTGCAGGTTGCCAACCCCATGGTGTCTAGATTGGGCTATGTGGGGTTACGTGCTCATCACATTAAGTTCCCGCAAACTATAGATCAGAGCAATACATATCTAGGGTGGCTAGCCATGACCGTAGAAAGCCAACACCGGGTCACGGTTTACATTAAGCTCCACAGCAAACCCCAATTTCCCCAGGACTACCATCTCCAAGCAGAGCTATACCGAGACCAATGGAATCGCCTACAGCACCGCCCTCTTCCCTGGCCCATTCACCTCAATCCCGCCAGTCTGATCACCATGCCCCACTAAGCCAGTCAAAGCTTGAGCCAGTCGAAGCCTGCCCCCGTTAAACAAGCTCGCCCGCACAGGATGGTTGTCTAAACTCACGCTGATAGCGCCCCATCGCTGTGGGTTTTCCTAAAGATACTGAGTCCGTCTACCCTGAAACCACAGCCCATCAACACATTCTTCTATTTTTGCTCCGTCTATTGTGCCAATTTGCAACCATGGCACAACCCGTGTGACAGTTAGACGGGCGGTATACTGCCAACCCATTCTTGGGAAAAGAGATACTACACTTAAGATCAGCAATGTAAAGATTTGCAAGGATAGCAGAGTAGATGGAATTGGCGACAGCTCTCAAGGGGCAGACTGTCCAGAATGTGATTCGCACAGTGGGCATCAACCCCAATCACTGGTATCCCGTTGGCTGGGCCGATCGGCTCAAGCCTGGTCAGATCATGCCCGTGATGATCTGGCAGCAAGCGATCGCTGTCTACCGCGATCAGGAGGGTCAACTTCATGCGCTGGAGGATGCCTGTCCCCATCGCGGTGTTGCCCTGCATAAGGGCAAAGTTCATGGTCAGCATATCGCCTGTGCCTACCACGGGTGGGAGTTTAACGGCGATACGGGAGCCTGCGCCAGTATTCCCTACCTACCTGCCGAGCAAAAATTGCCCTGTGCAAACGCTCGCAGCTATCCAATTCAGGAAAAATACAACCTGCTTTGGGTGTTTCCTGGTGATGCTGCCCAAGTGGCGGCCCACGCCATTCCCTCAGTACCGGAGTATGGCGATATGGGGTGGCTGATGGTGCCGGTAACGGCCCACTTCAAGGCTCATTTCACCATTTGTAACGAAAATGCAATGGATGTTTTCCATGGCTTTTTGCACGAAGAACTCCAAGGCTGGTTTGATCCGGTTTTATTAGACCTGAAGCAAACAGACGACTTGGTGCGGGCGGACTATCAGGTGTCCTATAAAGGTCGATTGGCCAAGTTTTTAGGATTAAGCGATCGCGCCGATGAAGTTACCACTCTGCCCATTGCGGTGCAATATCGATACCCCCACTTTGCTAGCGCACTGAAGGGTGTGTCGTCGCTCTATCTGATGCGATCGCCCGTTGGCCCCACGGAAAGTCGATCGTTTGCCCTATTTTTCTTCCGCGTGAAGCTGCCCCAGTGGCTCTTAAATCCGATTCGACCGGTTTTGAGTGATTTCATCCAGCGCTTTTTGCTCCAGCGGTTCCTCCGCCAGGATGTCGAAATGATGGAAAGTGAGCAGCAAGCCTATCTACGGCATCCTAGCCGTCGGTATGTCGAGATTAACCCCGCTATTCTGGCACTTCAGCGTCTGACGGTCCGGCAATATGAACAATTTGTGCAACAATCAAGTCATTCTTCTGGTCAGTTGCAACACCACAACGCTGCACGTTCATCAATCGGGGCACCCTCTACCACTGAGGCTGTGATGTCAAACGCGGTTGAGACGCCATCCCCAAGGGATTAGGGCCATGAGCGTCAGTTTTTAGTCGCTAGAGTGGGGTGATGGCACTACGGAGTTAAGTTGAGTAAACGGTTACGCCGAGGATTACAGATCCGTCCGTTTGATGTCAAAATCTCGATTGGAGCAACCTCTTGTATCCAGCATTGGCAGCCGCTTGGCCAACTTCGCCTAGCCAATATCCATGTCGCGATCGCAGAGGCACAATGTTACCGATAACACAAGGTGAGGGGAGTTTACTGTGCAAGTTGTTAAAGAGTACGTTCAAAAATGGTATGAAAGCGGGCTCGACCCCGAGGAATTCATTTGTCACGGCA is a window from the Candidatus Obscuribacterales bacterium genome containing:
- a CDS encoding aromatic ring-hydroxylating dioxygenase subunit alpha, with product MELATALKGQTVQNVIRTVGINPNHWYPVGWADRLKPGQIMPVMIWQQAIAVYRDQEGQLHALEDACPHRGVALHKGKVHGQHIACAYHGWEFNGDTGACASIPYLPAEQKLPCANARSYPIQEKYNLLWVFPGDAAQVAAHAIPSVPEYGDMGWLMVPVTAHFKAHFTICNENAMDVFHGFLHEELQGWFDPVLLDLKQTDDLVRADYQVSYKGRLAKFLGLSDRADEVTTLPIAVQYRYPHFASALKGVSSLYLMRSPVGPTESRSFALFFFRVKLPQWLLNPIRPVLSDFIQRFLLQRFLRQDVEMMESEQQAYLRHPSRRYVEINPAILALQRLTVRQYEQFVQQSSHSSGQLQHHNAARSSIGAPSTTEAVMSNAVETPSPRD